The Rubidibacter lacunae KORDI 51-2 genome window below encodes:
- the phnH gene encoding phosphonate C-P lyase system protein PhnH, which produces MPTTQLPGFRDPVHDAQRTFRALLDALSRPGIPQTTVSPPHPPELTPSCAAACLTLLDLETQVWLQPGTSEAVRAWLVFHTGCRFTDVSQQSDFALITDASTLPNLDEFYWGSAEYPEASTSLLVQLPTMTGTHAVTLQGPGILETITIQSPLARPFWQQWQAMTQHYPLGLDLWWFAADRVLGLPRTARVNNPHEGV; this is translated from the coding sequence ATGCCAACCACCCAACTACCTGGCTTTCGCGATCCAGTACATGATGCCCAACGCACCTTTCGAGCGTTGCTGGATGCCCTTTCACGACCGGGAATCCCTCAAACCACGGTATCGCCGCCCCATCCGCCGGAGTTGACCCCTAGCTGCGCGGCGGCGTGCCTGACGCTGCTTGACCTGGAAACGCAGGTTTGGTTGCAACCCGGCACGTCTGAAGCGGTTCGTGCCTGGCTGGTATTTCATACCGGCTGTCGGTTTACGGACGTGTCGCAGCAGTCAGATTTTGCTTTGATTACCGATGCGAGCACTCTGCCCAACTTAGATGAATTCTATTGGGGCTCAGCCGAATATCCGGAAGCGTCGACCAGTTTGCTCGTGCAACTACCGACAATGACTGGAACGCATGCTGTGACCCTCCAAGGTCCCGGCATTTTAGAAACTATCACCATCCAATCGCCATTGGCGCGACCCTTCTGGCAGCAATGGCAAGCGATGACCCAACACTATCCCCTAGGTTTAGATCTCTGGTGGTTTGCCGCCGATCGAGTGTTGGGTTTACCCCGCACGGCTCGTGTCAACAATCCTCATGAAGGCGTGTAA